A DNA window from Paramormyrops kingsleyae isolate MSU_618 chromosome 10, PKINGS_0.4, whole genome shotgun sequence contains the following coding sequences:
- the LOC111835062 gene encoding serine protease inhibitor Kazal-type 1 gives MKSTVLLCSSVLLVLFVFTSVEGSQDENGPYPRAPRCGNIQNGICTREHNPVCGNNGLTYSNECMLCMENSQSGKDVRIAREGSCAPSKA, from the exons ATGAAGTCGACAGTCCTGCTCTGTTCTTCCGTGCTACTTGTCTTGTTTG TTTTCACGTCTGTTGAAGGCAGCCAGGATGAGAATGGGCCCTACCCCAGAGCA CCTCGCTGTGGAAACATCCAAAATGGGATTTGTACCCGCGAGCACAATCCAGTCTGTGGGAATAATGGCTTGACATACTCCAACGAGTGTATGCTCTGTATGGAGAACAG CCAATCCGGCAAAGATGTGCGTATCGCTCGTGAAGGCAGCTGTGCACCCTCCAAAGCATAA
- the spdl1 gene encoding protein Spindly, whose protein sequence is MSGDSEVQRLRCKLKEAEESLQKAAQYGLQLLDGQLDLQNQLEEQRVEMTNTLEALEQEKYSLQREVELKSRMMDSLRSELEALRGQQRLMLEKQEAQLERGYTLELSELKSKVDRLMAELDEARLSEKQLRHKLDLQAETLANRTEELRALTERAHETMSSEVLELQVERAELVAAKVTLERELQEGHYKEQQLGLANSNLQQRLARLTEEKEEREKEAVSCFNALEKARETNQDLQIQLHQLLQQAQDPNSKGNSLFSEVEDRRAEMERQLISMKVQHQSLLKQHAFSRQQLQRMKVQIATLMQLQGSRADPGQLERLQSMLSEKNNEIEALMVKVRRLEKVEMAVKAQPSGMTGDAESTDGTFYTDLLKMQLSNSQKDAEQLGDELSRQRMKAFSESQRVLELERKLFSTERALKLCQSTNIKLQVKLDELRLQYEPNEVKKSQGQKRRHEKLPADAPEAPPVPEKREAEAVGRSEGSPEEATAIAAERPLATPLLPARATKPGRSARDTKCVRICEETSTIPDAPRSPSADCTVKTKKAEVVIDVGDENRKAERKKHHKSQGAIHVASEPTMEDQCVQQ, encoded by the exons ATGTCTGGAGACAGTGAGGTCCAGCGGCTGCGATGCAAGTTGAAGGAAGCTGAGGAATCTCTACAGAAAGCGGCCCAGTACGGTCTCCAGCTGCTGGATGGGCAGCTGGACCTGCAGAACCAGCTGGAGGAGCAGCGTGTGGAGATGACTAATACCTTAGAG GCCCTGGAGCAGGAGAAGTACTCCCTGCAGAGGGAGGTGGAGCTGAAGAGTCGCATGATGGACAGTCTGAGGTCCGAGCTTGAGGCACTCAGGGGTCAGCAGAGGCTCATGTTGGAGAAGCAGGAGGCTCAGTTGGAAAGGGGCTACACCTTAGAGCTCAGCGAACTGAAGAGCAAG GTGGACAGGCTGATGGCGGAGCTGGACGAGGCGCGGCTCAGCGAGAAGCAGCTGAGACACAAGCTGGATCTGCAGGCGGAGACCCTGGCCAACAGGACGGAGGAGCTCCGCGCACTGACGGAGCGTGCCCATGAGACCATGTCGTCTGAGGTGCTGGAGCTACAGGTGGAGAGGGCGGAGCTGGTGGCCGCCAAG GTCACTTTGGAGCGTGAGCTCCAGGAGGGGCACTACAAGGAGCAGCAGCTGGGGCTGGCCAATAGCAACCTGCAGCAGCGGCTGGCACGGCTGAccgaggagaaggaggagcgCGAGAAGGAGGCCGTATCCTGCTTCAACGCTTTGGAG AAAGCACGTGAAACCAACCAGGACCTCCAAATCCAACtgcaccagctgctgcagcaggcCCAGGACCCCAACAGCAAGGGCAACTCTTTGTTCTCTGAG GTGGAGGACAGGCGGGCTGAGATGGAGAGACAGCTGATCAGCATGAAGGTGCAACATCAGTCTCTGCTCAAGCAACATGCCTTTTCCAGACAGCAGCTGCAGCGTATGAAG GTACAGATTGCCACCCTGATGCAGCTACAGGGGTCAAGGGCGGACCCCGGACAACTGGAGCGACTGCAGTCCATGTTGTCCGAAAAGAACAACGAGATCGAGGCGCTTATGGTGAAGGTGCGCCGTCTGGAGAAGGTCGAG ATGGCGGTGAAAGCTCAGCCGTCCGGCATGACTGGGGATGCAGAGAGCACAGACGGCACTTTCTACACTGACCTCCTTAAAATGCAGCTCTCCAACTCTCA GAAAGATGCAGAGCAGCTGGGGGATGAGCTGTCCCGTCAGAGGATGAAGGCTTTCTCAGAGAGCCAGAGGGTGCTGGAGCTGGAGAGGAAGCTGTTTAGCACTGAACGGGCCCTCAAACTGTGTCAGAGCACCAACATCAAGCTGCAAGTCAAACTGGACGAGCTGCGTCTGCAGTACGAACCCAACG AGGTAAAAAAGAGCCAGGGACAGAAGCGTCGACATGAGAAGCTGCCAGCGGACGCCCCCGAGGCCCCCCCAGTGCCGGAGAAACGGGAGGCCGAGGCCGTGGGACGCTCCGAAGGGAGCCCCGAGGAGGCCACCGCCATCGCAGCAGAAAGGCCACTGGCTACCCCGCTTCTGCCGGCACGCGCCACCAAGCCCGGCCGCTCAGCACGCGACACAAAGTGCGTCCGCATCTGTGAGGAAACCAGCACCATTCCAGATGCTCCCAG GTCTCCCTCAGCTGACTGCACAGTCAAGACAAAGAAGGCGGAGGTGGTGATAGATGTGGGAGACGAGAACAGGAAAGCAGAAAGGAAAAAGCACCACAAGTCCCAGGGGGCCATCCATGTTGCCTCTGAGCCCACCATGGAGGACCAGTGTGTCCAGCAGTAG
- the sil1 gene encoding nucleotide exchange factor SIL1 codes for MSAVFQEQRSGRRVALLTVCILLVRLASANYEKAVSALTVVESVNGDEEAHVDDEVDSEDVEVFQPTSQWQTLRPGQAVPAGSHVRLNLQTGHREAKLDEEVLKYWSDGKRQGIVNTKASSFTTEELKKALKKFKEEGVESLHQDSQKEAELKSQFRPLEELKKDMAQLDLMVETDFQVMSRLVAQLNRSVATVEERVAALLDLEYLVHQVDNARDLVSMGGMKLVIDTLNGTHLQLQESAAFVLGSAVSSNPQVQVSAVEAGALQMLVTLLATDRPISVKKKVLFAISSLLRNFPFAQSHFLKLGGVQALGDLFRAPGSEGLRVRMVTLLYDMIVEKELVSQAGLDTIPDSTHQERLRQYNQVSLLPLLAEQGWCGLVPQLLLTPEHDWREKALRTLLAMSSHCGLAYRQDPGLGHALSALRQQYQELALSEEGLAEEDWYFREILELLDSALLKIH; via the exons ATGAGTGCCGTATTCCAAGAACAGCGCAGCGGACGAAGGGTGGCGCTGCTTACCGTATGCATCCTTTTGGTTCGCCTGGCCTCAGCCAACTACGAAAAA GCTGTCTCTGCACTAACTGTGGTGGAATCCGTCAATGGGGATGAAGAAGCTCACGTCGATGATGAGGTGGACTCTGAAGATGTTGAggtgttccaaccaaccagccAGTGGCAGACTCTGAGACCAG GTCAAGCAGTTCCTGCTGGATCTCATGTTAGGTTGAACTTGCAGACAGGACACAGAGAGGCCAAACTGGATGAAGAGGTCTTGAAGTACTGGAGTGATGGAAAAAG GCAGGGCATTGTCAACACCAAGGCATCAAGCTTCACAACTGAGGAGCTGAAGAAGGCCTTGAAGAAGTTTAAGGAAGAAGGTGTGGAGTCGCTCCACCAGGACTCCCAGAAG GAGGCTGAGCTCAAGTCCCAGTTTCGTCCACTAGAAGAGCTGAAGAAGGATATGGCTCAGCTGGACCTAATGGTCGAGACAGACTTCCAGGTGATGAGCCGGCTTGTGGCACAATTGAACCGCTCTGTTGCCACTGTGGAGGAGCGGGTCGCGGCGCTGCTGGACCTTGAGTATTTGGTGCATCAG GTGGACAATGCCCGTGACTTGGTGTCCATGGGAGGTATGAAGCTGGTGATAGACACCCTGAATGGCACGCATCTTCAGCTGCAGGAGAGCGCGGCATTTGTCTTGGGCTCCGCCGTGTCCAG taATCCACAGGTCCAGGTGAGTGCAGTGGAAGCTGGGGCTTTACAAATGCTGGTGACCCTTCTGGCCACAGACCGGCCAATCAGCGTCAAGAAGAAG GTGCTGTTTGCTATCAGCTCATTGCTGAGGAACTTCCCCTTCGCTCAGAGCCATTTCCTGAAGCTGGGTGGTGTGCAAGCCCTGGGGGACCTGTTCCGAGCCCCAGGGAGCGAGGGCCTGCGCGTGCGCATGGTCACACTGCTTTACGACATGATCGTAGAGAAG GAGTTGGTCTCTCAGGCTGGCCTGGACACCATCCCTGACTCCACCCACCAGGAGCGACTCCGTCAGTATAATCAGGTGTCCTTGCTGCCCCTGTTGGCCGAGCAGGGCTGGTGCGGCCTGGTGCCCCAGCTGCTGCTGACCCCAGAGCATGATTGGAGAGAGAAGGCACTGCGCACTCTGCTGGCCATGTCGTCCCACTGCGGGCTTGCGTACCGCCAGGACCCCGGGCTGGGTCACGCCCTCAGCGCCCTCCGGCAGCAGTACCAGGAGCTGGCACTCAGCGAGGAGGGACTGGCTGAGGAGGATTGGTACTTCAGGGAGATCCTGGAGCTGCTGGACTCCGCACTTCTCAAAATACACTGA